TTGCGCGAAAGGTTCATCGAAGGTAGCGCGGCGCAGTGCAAGCCCAAGCTTCTCATTAGACATTTCCGAGAACACCAGCAGATGGCGGAGATCGGACAAAAACCCCCGATAGAAATGCAGTGTTTCTTCATCCTCTTCGGTAACAAGCTGCGGCAGTGCATGCTCATTCAGGAACAGTTCCATTTTTTCGATAACGGATTTAAGCTTCTCTCTCGTCGATTCACACAATTTCTGCACATTGGCTGCTGACATGGCGGTTGCTCCCCCTTATTGTTCCTTGCATTAGTAGTTGTTAATGACACTTGGACATTGCAGTTGGTTGTACTTCTCTCTTGATAGTATCACAAAATCTCCTAAGCCTCCACCGTACTGATACCGGAGAAGAATCCTGCTGCTGTAAAGAACGGTACAAGCCCCGAAGGCGCTTACTTTCTGATATTAACATAAAACCAAGGACGGCGGTATCCTTTTCTGCCATGCATAAATCCGGCTCCCCCTTCTAACCCTAACCGGTATACGAAACCAAGAAGGAGCGGAAATCATGTCCCGTAAAAATTTAACCGTCGCCGGTATATTCACTGCTGCGCTGACCGTGCTGCTGCTCACCTTTGCCCTGCGGCCGGAAGCAGGCGGTACCCTCAGACAAGCATCTGTGCCTGATCCCTCTCAGGAAAAAGCGATCAAG
This genomic interval from Paenibacillus sp. FSL H8-0332 contains the following:
- a CDS encoding YpuI family protein; the encoded protein is MSAANVQKLCESTREKLKSVIEKMELFLNEHALPQLVTEEDEETLHFYRGFLSDLRHLLVFSEMSNEKLGLALRRATFDEPFAQKALYNVYHLGVNNFFYPKNESYSEDGRYAYTGQDAIRFRKKPVRPARDIIMEITKVFEELRDDLTYYENDYLTEKRMQNQV